In Temnothorax longispinosus isolate EJ_2023e chromosome 10, Tlon_JGU_v1, whole genome shotgun sequence, a single window of DNA contains:
- the LOC139820403 gene encoding probable cytochrome P450 6a14 isoform X1 — protein MEPFEILCGIAAVIFALYYFFTSTFDFWKSRGVPGPRPIPGFGTFKNVVLGKISFNDYLKKLYNDYKDEPLVGIFNGRTPILIVKHPDLIKDILIKDFSIFSERGFVSHDRGDPLSQNLFELDSKRWRPLRAKLTPAFTSRKLKEMFVLISECSDHLVQYVEKLVNKNEFIECVEMTAKYTTDVIGRCVFGIEMDAMSNEDSEFRRIGRNVFHKPFCDRVRIIIKDYLPWLFDVLYGYILPQSEITRFFMRIVLETMDYRQKNNIVRKDFIDTLRELKKHSDKMGDIDILLDLTDSLMVSQAYAFFAAGFETSSTAMANAFYELALNQKIQDRLRDEIDQEYIKLAGNLTYTNIKEMNYLDKVFKEVLRKYPPAFLYARKTMSSYTFNGTKVSIPKGQIIWIPIYAMHRDSNIYPEPDVFDPERFNEEAVRSRHPMVYLPFGDGQRNCIGSRFAVYQTKLGLIKILRNYKVEPCKKTEIPLVLRDNFIITPKNGVYLTIIKINRD, from the exons ATGGAACCCTTCGAAATTTTGTGCGGCATCGCCGCCGTAATTTTCgctctttattattttttcacgtCGACTTTCGACTTTTGGAAATCACGCGGCGTTCCTGGTCCACGACCGATACCAGGATTCGGCACTTTCAAAAACGTTGTACTTGGAAAGATATCCTTCaacgattatttgaaaaaactgTACAACGACTACAAAGATGAACCGTTGGTTGGGATATTCAATGGCAGGACGCCCATACTTATCGTGAAACATCCAGATTTAATCAAGGATATTCTTATCAAAGATTTCTCCATATTCTCCGAAAGAGGGTTCGTCTCTCACGACAGG GGCGATCCGCTATCGCAAAATCTTTTCGAACTGGATTCAAAAAGATGGCGACCATTAAGAGCGAAGCTGACGCCTGCTTTTACATCCCGTAAACTAAAGGAGATGTTCGTGTTAATATCAGAGTGCTCTGACCATCTCGTCCAATACGTGGAAAAATTAGTGAACAAAAATGAGTTTATAGAATGTGTCGAGATGACGGCCAAATACACGACCGACGTCATCGGTAGGTGCGTCTTCGGCATCGAGATGGACGCAATGTCGAACGAGGACAGCGAATTTCGCAGGATAGGGAGAAATGTGTTCCATAAGCCCTTCTGCGATCGCGTACGAATCATCATCAAGGACTACTTGCCGTGGCTCTTCGATGTTCTCTATGGCTACATCCTGCCGCAATCGGAGATCACCAGATTCTTCATGCGCATTGTCCTGGAGACTATGGACTACAgacaaaagaataatattgttaGAAAAGATTTCATTGACACGCTACGCGAATTGAAGAAACATTCGGATAAAATGGGCGATAtcg ACATTCTTTTAGATTTGACCGACAGTTTGATGGTTTCTCAAGCATATGCGTTTTTCGCTGCTGGTTTTGAAACCTCATCGACAGCGATGGCTAACGCGTTTTACGAGCTGGCTTTAAATCAGAAAATACAGGACAGGTTGCGTGACGAAATTGATCaggaatatataaaacttgcTGGCAATTTAACATATACAAACATCAAGGAAATGAATTACTTGGATAAAGTATTCAAAG AAGTCTTACGAAAGTATCCACCTGCGTTTCTCTATGCGAGAAAAACGATGTCGAGTTATACTTTCAATGGTACCAAAGTTAGTATACCGAAAGGCCAAATAATATGGATTCCTATATACGCTATGCATCGAGATTCAAACATTTATCCAGAACCGGATGTCTTCGATCCAGAAAGATTTAATGAGGAAGCTGTGAGAAGCAGGCATCCGATGGTTTATCTACCTTTCGGTGACGGACAAAGAAATTGCATTG gttCCCGTTTCGCTGTTTATCAGACTAAACTTGGACTCATAAAGATATTACGAAACTACAAAGTCGAGCCTTGTAAGAAAACGGAAATACCTTTAGTCTTGCgtgacaattttataataacaccGAAAAATGGAGTTTacttaacaataattaaaatcaatcgagattaa
- the LOC139820403 gene encoding probable cytochrome P450 6a14 isoform X2, whose product MEPFEILCGIAAVIFALYYFFTSTFDFWKSRGVPGPRPIPGFGTFKNVVLGKISFNDYLKKLYNDYKDEPLVGIFNGRTPILIVKHPDLIKDILIKDFSIFSERGFVSHDRGDPLSQNLFELDSKRWRPLRAKLTPAFTSRKLKEMFVLISECSDHLVQYVEKLVNKNEFIECVEMTAKYTTDVIGRCVFGIEMDAMSNEDSEFRRIGRNVFHKPFCDRVRIIIKDYLPWLFDVLYGYILPQSEITRFFMRIVLETMDYRQKNNIVRKDFIDTLRELKKHSDKMGDIDLTDSLMVSQAYAFFAAGFETSSTAMANAFYELALNQKIQDRLRDEIDQEYIKLAGNLTYTNIKEMNYLDKVFKEVLRKYPPAFLYARKTMSSYTFNGTKVSIPKGQIIWIPIYAMHRDSNIYPEPDVFDPERFNEEAVRSRHPMVYLPFGDGQRNCIGSRFAVYQTKLGLIKILRNYKVEPCKKTEIPLVLRDNFIITPKNGVYLTIIKINRD is encoded by the exons ATGGAACCCTTCGAAATTTTGTGCGGCATCGCCGCCGTAATTTTCgctctttattattttttcacgtCGACTTTCGACTTTTGGAAATCACGCGGCGTTCCTGGTCCACGACCGATACCAGGATTCGGCACTTTCAAAAACGTTGTACTTGGAAAGATATCCTTCaacgattatttgaaaaaactgTACAACGACTACAAAGATGAACCGTTGGTTGGGATATTCAATGGCAGGACGCCCATACTTATCGTGAAACATCCAGATTTAATCAAGGATATTCTTATCAAAGATTTCTCCATATTCTCCGAAAGAGGGTTCGTCTCTCACGACAGG GGCGATCCGCTATCGCAAAATCTTTTCGAACTGGATTCAAAAAGATGGCGACCATTAAGAGCGAAGCTGACGCCTGCTTTTACATCCCGTAAACTAAAGGAGATGTTCGTGTTAATATCAGAGTGCTCTGACCATCTCGTCCAATACGTGGAAAAATTAGTGAACAAAAATGAGTTTATAGAATGTGTCGAGATGACGGCCAAATACACGACCGACGTCATCGGTAGGTGCGTCTTCGGCATCGAGATGGACGCAATGTCGAACGAGGACAGCGAATTTCGCAGGATAGGGAGAAATGTGTTCCATAAGCCCTTCTGCGATCGCGTACGAATCATCATCAAGGACTACTTGCCGTGGCTCTTCGATGTTCTCTATGGCTACATCCTGCCGCAATCGGAGATCACCAGATTCTTCATGCGCATTGTCCTGGAGACTATGGACTACAgacaaaagaataatattgttaGAAAAGATTTCATTGACACGCTACGCGAATTGAAGAAACATTCGGATAAAATGGGCGATAtcg ATTTGACCGACAGTTTGATGGTTTCTCAAGCATATGCGTTTTTCGCTGCTGGTTTTGAAACCTCATCGACAGCGATGGCTAACGCGTTTTACGAGCTGGCTTTAAATCAGAAAATACAGGACAGGTTGCGTGACGAAATTGATCaggaatatataaaacttgcTGGCAATTTAACATATACAAACATCAAGGAAATGAATTACTTGGATAAAGTATTCAAAG AAGTCTTACGAAAGTATCCACCTGCGTTTCTCTATGCGAGAAAAACGATGTCGAGTTATACTTTCAATGGTACCAAAGTTAGTATACCGAAAGGCCAAATAATATGGATTCCTATATACGCTATGCATCGAGATTCAAACATTTATCCAGAACCGGATGTCTTCGATCCAGAAAGATTTAATGAGGAAGCTGTGAGAAGCAGGCATCCGATGGTTTATCTACCTTTCGGTGACGGACAAAGAAATTGCATTG gttCCCGTTTCGCTGTTTATCAGACTAAACTTGGACTCATAAAGATATTACGAAACTACAAAGTCGAGCCTTGTAAGAAAACGGAAATACCTTTAGTCTTGCgtgacaattttataataacaccGAAAAATGGAGTTTacttaacaataattaaaatcaatcgagattaa
- the LOC139820402 gene encoding insulin-degrading enzyme-like has protein sequence MAAVIDMSTNKCVEKRYNNIKKRRNDSCLYRGLLLTNKMKVLLISTPTADMSAAIMDVNMGCMCDPEDLPGLAHLCEHLLFLGTEKYSHQDDYSMYVMEKGGTYTGITRPDHTIYYFHVIPEKLEGALDRLSQFFIAPLFTKIKRGINDVNKEYVNLAINDSWRLIQFEKSSARPDHPYSKFNAGDKETLNIIPKEEGINLRDRLKEFHKKYYSANIMTLCIYGKESLDELENMVVKYFCDIQNNEVEVPIYPEHPFGDEHFGTIWYIVPLQHIRELVISFPYPDIQHYYRASTEYYFSYLLECKGKGSLWSALYARNWCTLLKAQKTLRGKFCENFKVIFYLTEEGIRHTEDIIQLLFQYINMLKLKGPIEWIYDEYRDITNMNFHYKEESLLNNYVASAARALQEYPMDEVLCAEIVCTDQIWRPDLIEQVVEYLKPQNIKIYVIAIECEIIANEREYWCGVEYKKVKVPKETMNMWNHAGYSPDLTLPSKNEFIATTLDIKPQTNVERFPILLENRPFIKLWYKKDDEFLVPKAIMLFKFYSPLTCMDPLSFNLTYIYVELLLNSYNTYTDAAKLAGLEWKITSYDSGIILSIQGYNDKQYVLLEKIIDQMLNCKVDPIMFKILKDNYIRYLANWTTGRPYYDTLHNLKILLSDKAWYKDTLLEYTAYLSVGRFQQFVAQLFSKVHVECLIHGNVTATEAKKAVNLIESKLKTAVPNIVPVFEWPVQREIKLEDGCHFLFEVENKLNNISCTTVYYATGLQSTESNMLLELLAQIIAEPCCNTFKTHTYMYRNKKKGDGHIAYSGIHKLHWTQGLYVIVQNDKHPQYVEKQIDSFVDSMLEYISTMSAEEFEKHKKTLAKLRLEKPKTLIARNALYWNEIMSQQYNFNRVNIEVAYLETITQQELLSFYKENVYNKTRSKVSIHMVSTAISTKKSSLHTSGVSANSSTNKDVKKINDIVLFKKSQSLYCQLLKPF, from the exons ATGGCTGCGGTGATCGACATGTCGACTAATAAATGTGTGGAAAagcgatataataatataaaaaaaagaagaaatgatAGTTGTCTGTACAGGGGCTTATTACTCACCAATAAGATGAAAGTTCTTTTAATAAGTACACCAACAGCTGATATGAGTGCTGCAATAATGGACGTTAATATGg GCTGTATGTGCGATCCAGAAGATTTACCTGGATTAGCGCACCTTTGCGAGCATCTGTTATTCTTGGGAACGGAAAAATATTCTCATCAGGATGATTACTCTATGTATGTGATGGAAAAAGGCGGTACGTACACAGGAATAACACGCCCCGATCACACCATCTATTACTTTCATGTAATTCCCGAGAAATTGGAAGGCGCTTTAGATCGCCTTTCGCAGTTTTTCATAGCACCACTCTTTACTAAGATCAAGCGGGGAATAAATGATGTAAATAAAGAATACGTAAACCTTGCAATAAATGACAGCTGGCGACTTATTCAATTTGAGAAATCATCTGCGAGACCAGATCATCCGTATTCAAAATTCAACGCAGGCGATAAAGAGACATTAAACATAATACCGAAAGAAGAGGGCATTAACCTTAGAGATAGACTAAAAGAGTTTCATAAAAAGTACTATTCTGCAAATATTATGACGCTGTGTATTTATGGCAAAG agAGTTTAGATGAACTCGAAAACATggtagtaaaatatttttgtgatatacaAAACAATGAAGTTGAAGTTCCTATATATCCTGAACATCCATTTGGAGATGAACATTTTGGCACTATATGGTACATTGTTCCCCTACAGCATATTAGAGAATTAGTCATTTCGTTTCCTTATCCTGACATTCAGCATTATTATCGGGCTTCg ACTGAGTATTACTTTTCTTATTTACTTGAATGTAAAGGAAAAGGGTCATTATGGTCGGCTTTATATGCCAGGAATTGGTGTACTCTCTTGAAAGCTCAAAAAACTTTACGTGGAAAATTCTGTGAGAATTTTAAAGTCATTTTCTATCTAACCGAAGAAGGTATTCGGCATACAGAAGATATTATTCAACTActgtttcaatatattaatatgctgAAGCTGAAAGGCCCAATTGAATGGATTTACGAt GAATACAGAGATATTACAAATATGAATTTCCATTATAAGGAAGAGTCTTTGCTTAATAATTATGTGGCTTCTGCGGCCAGAGCGTTGCAGGAATATCCCATGGATGAAGTTTTGTGTGCGGAAATTGTTTGCACTGACCAGATTTGGCGACCAGATTTGATCGAGCAGGTAGTGGAATATTTGAAGCcgcaaaatatcaaaatttacgtaattgcAATAGAGTGCGAAATAATAGCGAATGAAAGAGAATATTGGTGCGGCGTTGAATATAAAAAGGTAAAGGTACCCAAAGAAACAATGAACATGTGGAATCACGCTGGCTATAGCCCGGATCTGACGTTGCCTTCTAAGAATGAATTTATAGCAACCACGCTTGATATTAAGCCACAAactaat gtAGAAAGGTTTCCTATTCTTTTGGAGAATAGACCGTTTATAAAACTTTGGTATAAAAAGGACGATGAATTTCTTGTACCAAAAgcaataatgttatttaaattttacag TCCGCTTACATGCATGGATCCCCTCAGTTTTaatttgacttatatatatgttgagctacttcttaattcttataatacatatacagatGCTGCTAAATTGGCTGGTTTAGAATGGAAAATTACTAGTTATGATAGTGGTATAATA cTTTCTATACAAGGTTACAATGACAAACAATATGTGctgttagaaaaaattattgaccAAATGTTAAATTGTAAGGTTGATCcgataatgtttaaaattctaaaggacaat TATATCAGGTACTTGGCAAATTGGACTACTGGACGACCTTATTACGATACATTACATAATCTTAAGATCTTGTTGTCAGACAAAGCTTGGTATAAGGATACATTATTGGAATATACTGCTT ATCTAAGTGTCGGTAGATTTCAACAGTTTGTAGCACAACTATTTAGTAAAGTGCACGTAGAGTGCTTAATACACGGCAACGTAACTGCAACAGAAGCTAAAAAAGCAGTGAACTTAATTGAGTCAAAGTTGAAAACTGCGGTGCCTAACATAGTACCTGTGTTCGAATGGCCCGTGCAGCGTGAAATTAAACTAGAAGATG GTTGTCACTTTCTATTTGAGGTAGAAAATAagttgaataatatttcttgtacCACGGTGTACTACGCAACTGGTCTACAGTCAACGGAGTCAAATATGCTCTTAGAACTCTTGGCACAAATTATTGCAGAGCCTTGCTGCAATACATTTAAAActcatacgtatatgtatagaaacaagaaaaaaggAGATGGCCATATAGCATATAGCGGTATACATAAATTGCACTGGACGCAAGGTTTATATGTCATTGTACAAAATGACAAACATCCGCAATATGTCGAGAAACAAATTGATTCATTCGTGGATTCTATGTTG gaATACATATCTACCATGTCAGCAGAAGAATTTGAGAAACACAAGAAAACTCTAGCTAAATTACGTTTGGAGAAACCTAAAACGTTAATTGCACGGAACGCTTTATATTGGAATGAGATAATGAGCCAACAATATAACTTCAATCGAGTAAATATTGAAGTAGCTTACTTAGAGACAATAACACAGCAGGAATTACTTAGTTTTTATAAG GAAAATGTATACAACAAAACTCGAAGTAAAGTGTCAATACATATGGTATCCACGGCAATATCAACGAAAAAGAGTTCGCTTCATACTAGTGGAGTTAGTGCCAATTCGTCGACCAATAAAGACGTCAAGAAAATCAACGATAttgtgttatttaaaaaaagtcaaaGTTTGTATTGTCAACTATTAAAACCGTTTTAA